A single region of the Flavobacteriales bacterium genome encodes:
- a CDS encoding T9SS type A sorting domain-containing protein — protein sequence MKRSVLLAVVMMATVAAFGQLRQTAGDVKLTPTQSMNTLNPKATSNYRGGISEMFVWYGSTEERMTLVEQTEVIWALHSRADSADLQFNHVIVTYPTLQAFDDPNGTTTIPWGNVINCTIDTVWIQMGHENNSGTTDTVRVSIVRLNSNGRPTNTVLWEETITTNTSFTGGDNWTNSVLRPFLPNINVNEPFGVRVDYFGSKQDTFGITAGFREDGICTGTTPKALESLFATNSWRQLSQYASFGLLPTASGADIYYDCNANNAYDAGIDGENFTQNINFAVSLTIEDDLSTDELPSNLVSVKNYPNPFSSTTNVEYTLETASEVSLEVYDLTGAVIFTTQAGQQIPGTHTIQIDGSGMAEGIYYYTLNVQGGSVTKKMVLTR from the coding sequence ATGAAAAGATCAGTACTACTGGCCGTCGTGATGATGGCAACAGTCGCGGCTTTCGGACAGCTTCGTCAGACCGCAGGTGACGTAAAACTCACTCCTACTCAATCAATGAACACCCTCAACCCGAAGGCTACTTCGAACTACCGCGGAGGAATCAGCGAAATGTTCGTTTGGTACGGCTCTACCGAAGAACGGATGACCTTAGTTGAGCAAACAGAAGTTATTTGGGCCTTGCATTCACGTGCCGACTCTGCTGACTTGCAGTTCAACCACGTGATCGTTACTTACCCAACGCTTCAGGCTTTTGACGATCCAAACGGAACCACCACTATTCCTTGGGGAAACGTGATCAACTGTACCATTGATACAGTATGGATCCAAATGGGTCACGAGAACAACAGCGGAACAACGGATACCGTTCGCGTAAGTATCGTGCGCTTGAACAGCAACGGTCGCCCAACGAACACCGTATTGTGGGAAGAGACCATCACTACCAATACTAGCTTTACGGGTGGTGACAACTGGACTAACTCAGTTTTACGTCCATTCTTGCCGAACATCAACGTGAACGAACCATTCGGTGTACGTGTTGATTACTTCGGATCTAAGCAAGACACATTCGGTATCACGGCCGGATTCCGCGAAGATGGGATTTGCACCGGTACTACTCCTAAAGCATTGGAATCATTGTTCGCTACGAATAGCTGGCGCCAACTTTCTCAATACGCAAGCTTTGGATTGTTGCCAACGGCCTCAGGAGCGGACATCTACTACGATTGTAATGCGAACAACGCCTACGACGCAGGTATCGACGGGGAAAACTTCACCCAGAACATCAACTTCGCCGTAAGCTTGACGATCGAAGATGATCTTTCTACCGACGAGTTGCCAAGCAACTTGGTAAGCGTAAAGAACTATCCGAACCCATTCAGCAGCACCACGAACGTAGAATACACGCTCGAAACTGCTTCTGAAGTTTCATTGGAAGTTTACGACCTCACCGGTGCCGTGATCTTCACAACTCAAGCCGGACAACAAATACCAGGCACCCACACCATCCAAATCGACGGTTCTGGAATGGCAGAAGGAATTTACTACTACACTTTGAACGTTCAAGGTGGTAGCGTAACCAAGAAAATGGTCTTGACTCGATAA
- the gcvP gene encoding aminomethyl-transferring glycine dehydrogenase, producing the protein MNTDSFMYRHIGPRAHDIEPMLETIGVDSFEQLIDETIPDDIRSKKPLDLPLAMSEYEFMTHVRELGVKNRLYRNYIGLGYHDTVLPGVIQRNVLENPGWYTAYTPYQAEIAQGRLEALVNFQTMIMELTGMEIANASLLDEATAAAEAMTMLHAARSREQKKAGVDKFFVSKEVFPQTLDVLLTRSVPVGIEVVVGDHREFEPTDEFYGALLQYPASNGETYDYKPFADKLKAAGLSIAAAADIMSLVLLTPPGEWGADVVVGTTQRFGIPLGYGGPHAAYFATLEPYKRHVPGRIIGVSMDADGKPALRMALQTREQHIKRDKATSNICTAQVLLAVMAGMYGVHHGASGLRNIARKIHGLTCALAGGLEALGYKLKNETFFDTLSIDLGESLLWTGDSIQPIARLADEHEMNFLYVDDRTVSIALNETTRLSDVQEILEIFATAKGATVEVPVAIVPIGTRYPESVERTSEFMQHDIFTKYHSETDMMRYIKKLERRDLSLNHSMITLGSCTMKLNAATEMIPLTWPTWANVHPFAPVDQAAGYQEMLRELERYLTEITGLEATSLQPNSGAQGEYAGLMVIREYHWSRGDYNRNIVLIPSSAHGTNPASGVMAGMKVVVVACDDHGNIDVADLRAKAEQHKENLSALMITYPSTHGVYEASVKEITGIIHENGGQVYMDGANMNAQVGLTSPGMIGADVCHLNLHKTFAIPHGGGGPGMGPICVAKHLVPFLPNHVMIRTGGTYGMSAVSAAPWGSGLILLISYAYIRMLGADGLTKSTEYAILNANYVKARLEKHYGILYSGENGRCAHEFILECRDFKAASGIEVTDIAKRLMDYGFHAPTVSFPVAGTLMIEPTESEGKNQLDRFCDTMISIREEVRDLEEGKMPKDNNPLVNAPHTLDMAMADEWKHPYSRSQATFPLPWINHNKFWPSVRRIDQAYGDRHLVCSCEPMEAYQNEVEEMVS; encoded by the coding sequence ATGAACACCGATTCTTTTATGTACCGACATATCGGGCCGCGTGCGCACGATATTGAACCTATGCTCGAAACCATTGGCGTCGATTCGTTCGAACAATTGATTGATGAAACAATACCGGACGACATCCGATCGAAGAAACCGCTCGACCTGCCACTGGCCATGTCGGAGTATGAATTCATGACGCACGTTCGCGAACTCGGTGTCAAGAATCGGCTGTACCGAAACTACATAGGTCTTGGGTATCACGATACCGTTCTACCCGGCGTAATACAGCGCAACGTACTCGAAAATCCGGGATGGTATACCGCCTATACGCCCTATCAAGCGGAGATCGCCCAAGGGCGCCTCGAGGCCTTGGTGAACTTCCAAACCATGATCATGGAGCTCACGGGCATGGAGATCGCCAACGCGTCGTTGCTCGACGAAGCCACGGCCGCGGCAGAAGCCATGACCATGCTCCACGCGGCCCGCTCACGTGAGCAAAAGAAAGCCGGAGTTGATAAATTCTTCGTATCGAAAGAGGTGTTTCCACAAACTCTCGACGTGTTGTTGACCCGCTCGGTTCCGGTCGGAATCGAAGTGGTGGTAGGAGATCACCGCGAATTCGAACCAACCGATGAGTTCTACGGCGCATTGCTGCAGTATCCGGCGAGCAACGGTGAAACTTATGATTACAAACCTTTTGCCGATAAATTGAAAGCGGCCGGACTCTCGATCGCGGCGGCGGCCGACATCATGAGCTTGGTTCTCTTGACTCCTCCGGGAGAATGGGGTGCCGATGTAGTGGTCGGTACCACCCAACGTTTCGGTATTCCGCTCGGTTACGGTGGCCCACACGCGGCCTACTTCGCCACGTTGGAACCGTACAAGCGCCACGTGCCCGGACGCATCATCGGGGTGTCGATGGACGCCGACGGAAAGCCCGCTCTGCGCATGGCACTCCAAACGCGCGAGCAGCACATCAAACGCGATAAAGCGACTTCGAACATCTGTACCGCTCAGGTGCTTTTGGCCGTGATGGCCGGCATGTACGGCGTTCACCACGGCGCTAGCGGATTGCGCAACATCGCGCGGAAGATCCATGGTTTGACTTGCGCCCTAGCGGGCGGATTGGAAGCTTTGGGGTACAAGTTGAAGAATGAAACATTTTTCGACACCCTTTCGATCGACTTGGGTGAATCGTTGTTATGGACCGGTGACTCCATTCAGCCCATCGCCCGATTGGCCGATGAACACGAAATGAACTTCCTGTACGTGGATGACCGCACCGTTTCGATCGCGCTCAACGAAACCACGCGACTCAGCGATGTTCAAGAGATCCTCGAAATATTTGCCACCGCCAAAGGAGCCACAGTAGAGGTGCCGGTGGCCATCGTGCCGATAGGCACCCGTTATCCGGAATCAGTGGAGCGGACGTCTGAATTCATGCAGCACGACATTTTCACAAAGTACCATTCTGAAACGGATATGATGCGCTACATTAAAAAATTGGAGCGCCGTGACCTTTCGTTGAATCACAGCATGATCACGCTCGGAAGCTGCACCATGAAATTGAATGCCGCGACTGAGATGATTCCATTGACCTGGCCAACTTGGGCGAATGTGCACCCGTTTGCACCAGTAGATCAGGCGGCCGGTTACCAAGAGATGCTCCGCGAACTCGAGCGTTATTTGACCGAGATCACCGGACTCGAAGCCACGAGTTTGCAGCCAAATTCGGGCGCTCAAGGCGAGTATGCCGGACTCATGGTGATCCGCGAGTACCACTGGAGTCGCGGTGACTACAACAGAAATATCGTGCTGATCCCAAGCAGTGCCCACGGTACTAATCCGGCCTCGGGTGTTATGGCCGGAATGAAGGTCGTGGTGGTAGCTTGTGACGATCACGGTAACATCGACGTGGCCGACCTGCGTGCGAAGGCCGAACAGCACAAAGAGAATTTGAGTGCCTTGATGATCACCTATCCGAGTACACATGGTGTGTACGAGGCGAGCGTGAAAGAGATCACCGGCATCATTCACGAGAACGGCGGGCAGGTCTATATGGACGGTGCCAACATGAACGCGCAGGTAGGATTGACGAGCCCCGGCATGATCGGTGCCGATGTCTGCCATTTGAACCTGCACAAGACCTTTGCTATTCCACATGGTGGTGGAGGTCCGGGAATGGGCCCCATTTGTGTGGCCAAACACCTGGTACCGTTCTTGCCCAATCACGTGATGATCCGTACCGGTGGTACCTACGGTATGAGTGCAGTAAGCGCGGCTCCCTGGGGAAGTGGACTCATTTTGCTCATCAGTTACGCGTACATCCGAATGCTCGGAGCCGATGGCCTTACCAAGAGCACCGAGTACGCCATCTTGAATGCGAATTACGTGAAAGCGCGGCTCGAAAAGCATTACGGCATATTATATAGTGGTGAAAATGGCCGATGTGCTCACGAATTCATTTTGGAATGCCGCGATTTTAAAGCTGCATCAGGCATCGAAGTAACGGATATCGCCAAGCGACTCATGGATTACGGTTTCCACGCTCCAACGGTGAGTTTCCCAGTGGCCGGAACCCTGATGATCGAGCCAACCGAAAGCGAAGGGAAGAATCAGCTCGATCGTTTTTGCGACACTATGATCAGTATTCGCGAAGAGGTTCGAGATCTGGAAGAAGGTAAAATGCCCAAGGACAACAACCCATTGGTCAACGCTCCACACACCTTGGACATGGCTATGGCCGACGAGTGGAAACACCCTTACAGCCGCTCTCAAGCGACTTTCCCATTGCCTTGGATCAACCACAATAAATTTTGGCCCTCAGTTCGCCGAATCGACCAAGCGTATGGCGATCGCCACTTGGTTTGTTCTTGCGAACCCATGGAAGCTTATCAAAACGAAGTCGAGGAAATGGTATCCTGA